Within Zootoca vivipara chromosome 17, rZooViv1.1, whole genome shotgun sequence, the genomic segment TCCTGACGGTTGAAGGAAAAGCAGCACTTGGGGGCTGCATTTGGGAGCTGGAAAAGGGGCTGCTTATTCCTTCCCAGCTTATTCTGCTTTGTTTCCCCCTTGCTCATCCCCAGACGGCCTCTCCTCAAGCTGCTTTTCTTGGGGGTGGAAAGAGCATTTGGGAGAAGAATATTCTGAGAATATTCTGAGAGAGGCAGCAACCAACAGAGAAAGGGTTAAGGGCCTACTTGCCCTTCCTTGGCCTTTGATTTCAGCTTTCAgtggctgcttttcattttttttaaaaaatgtcagatCTGGAAATGATGGtcagtggcttacaaacaaattCGGGTTTTAAGCCAGTTTCAAACTCTGGCTTCATATCCTGGTTTGTTCTGATCATAGTGTCTTGAGTGTTCATATAACAGGAAGGGAAGCGCAAAGACACAGGAGAGGGGTTGTCTGCAAGTGCAGCCTCCTCATTTTGACTTAGTTTTGTGTGTTAATGTGACAATTTTAtaggatggggtggggaaccttataCCCAGGGGCTGACAGTGGCTCTTCAGGtctttctgtctggcccttggaactctccccaggccacacccatccCCTGTTCTACTTTGCACTCCAAGTGTTCCCGCCATTTGCTTGTCTGGAAGAAATATAGAGAGGGTTGTGTACAGTATGtgtagaaagtagcctactgtGCAGGGGTAAAATTGACATTTGTTGCTGTccccacttttgactctggccctgcccaccactgacttGAGACCCTCAGAAAGTTGTACATTTGGCCCTCGGATTGAAAAAGGTTCCTTAGCCCTCATTCAGTGCTTTGAATTTGAAAAAGGACTACATACTTGTGCAACACAGTAGTTGGGTGAAAGTCTCTTGCACAGAGCTGGTTCTGGAACAGAGGTTTTGACTCGTCTCTCTCctaatctctctctgtctctctcctaataaatttaaataaaatatgcaaatggTTCTTTCTGCAGCCGCAGTCCCAGTCTCCTGTGTGCAGCTCCAGCACTTCGGTGTCCAGAGAGTGTGCCATCTCTCCTTCACGTGTAAGCGAAGAGGAGCACGTCTACAGGTAGCCCACTATTCCCATGCTTACTCTCCCAAATCCCCCCTACACTCAGAAGCTTATGGTGAAGTCAGGAGCTGGTTCTGCTTGTGGTGGTCAGAAAAATATTGGGCACCCATGTTGATACCATTTCCTGTTTCACTTCAGAGCTAGTTCTTGGGGATCTTTTCCTACTGCATTTGTGGAATAACATTCCATAAACAGGATTTTGAGGTGGTGAAATGCAGTTAACTTTCTCTAGCACAGTGGACTTAGGAGATcaggatttttattttctgctttgccATTCATTTTACATCTGCCTTCGGTAATCGGGTTTTGATCACTGTATCTCCAGCTGTAAAATGGAGATATGGGTGGCTGTCATTCCCAAtcaaagttattttaaaatctgtaaaacaaaaacactatTTAAGCCAATCTAGCAAAATGCCACCAAGGCATATAAGACTGCATCATAAATtgaagctctctctgtgtgtgtgtgtgtgtgtgtgtgagagagagagagagagagagaaggaaggaaggaaggaaggaaggaaggaaggaaggaaggaaggaaggaaggacagaaaggaaagaaagaaaagaaagaaagttcaggaatatgcagctaatTGCAGCTCCATGGTGATGGTTCTTAGAGGCTAGAGTGGCTCTTTATGGTGCAATGGGGaggaggtggtggggaggagcTTGGATGGATGCCAGCAAGAACAATTACATGTACTTAGGTTTTAATTCCCTTGTACCATAAAGACAAGTGAATTAAGCTATATGCTCCCTCACCCCCAGTaggttttgaagaaaaataagagagagagctCCACATCAGGTATATTCTAGGGAAGGGCTTTAACTTTTTGGTGgagcccatgctttgcatgtggaactCTAGGTGCATCAGCCCTCATTGTTGCCAACTCAACAGTAAAACCACAAATGGGATGCAAATAAGCCATTTGGGGTTTATCACTTTTGATGACTTGGAACTGCTTTTATATAGaagtaaaaacagcagcaaccatCCATGCAAACCTATAACGCAAGTAACTTAACAAGGTTTAATAAGAAGATTTGTGTTCAATTCGCTTCCCTTTTGATCCCTTGAACACCAGTTTCCCCAACAAGCAGAAGTCTGCAGAACCATCTCCCACCCTGATGAGCTCTTCGCTAGGCAATAACCTGTCAGAACTGGACCGACTGCTACTGGAACTGAATGCCGTTCAGCACAACCCTCCCAGTGGCTATGCACCAGGTAGGAAGCAATAGCTCTGGCAGCATAGGTAAATTCGATGGTGGGGATCGAATTCCTGTCCCCTGATCCTGGATCTGTTGCCTGCCCCATGCACATGCTGTGCTCTGACTCCCAGTGTAACTGAAATGCCTGCAGAGTTGGAGAAGACACACATTTTGGTGGTCCCCAAATAGGCCTTAAATTATAATTTGAGGAATTAAAATACAGTGAACTgaagtgccacataatattcattCTGCACTTGTAGCAAATGGGTCTTTTAGCATGACAGTACCTATAAATTGGAGCTCCCTGCCTATTTACACCAGACAGGTGCTTTTATTGTACTTTTTTTGCTGCCtactgaaaacattttctttaagcaaagcctatccagacacagaAAATGCTGACATGTGCTTTAATTTATCTCCCTAAAGTTTACTGTTGATTTGAACTATCTTTTAGATATCCTCTttgattgcttgttttttaaGCTGGTTGTTTCCCCCCTTGATAATTTCTTGTAAACCATTTAGAGGTTGGTTCTgttacaagcaagcaagcaagcaagcaagcaagcaagcaagcaagcaagcaagcatttatttccttttgaataaataaaatgaataaaaaccatTTTGTCTTTCTGCTTATAAGATGAAGCCACTAGGAGCCCTTCATTGCCTGGTGGGACTGGATCTCACTACGGTGTCCCAGAGAACACTACCTCTTTGAACACACAATCAGCAACCCCACCGAAGGAGAAGCCGAAGCGGAATGGAGGGCACGGCATTGAGGACGTGTGCCCTAGTGTGGAGAGCCTTTTGGATGAACTGGAAAGCTCTGTGCCCAGTCCAGTGTGAGTAACAACTTGGCCACTTTCTCCCTTCCTATGCGGGGGCTTCCAGGCTGGTGCAGGAAGCAGTTGGTGTCTCACGTCAGAGAATGCAATATTGGCCAGTTTCTGGTTCCTCAAAAGAGAAGGGGAACTTCTTTtcaaagaagaaatggaaaactgGGGCCCATGTGTCAAGTGTCCACCAAGAGGCGAAGTGCTCTCATGAGCAGGAGCAGCAAGGGTGAAAAGACGCAACCAGGGAACAGATTGGTGTGATTTTGCAGTTTACAAGAGTGGGTCTGAGAAAAAAAGATAAAGAGACTGACAGCATTTAGAGGTCAATAGCGGAAGCTTAACTAGATagaggaaaaaggaagccagTGTAGAGGAAAGGGGAGCATATTGTGTGAGCAGAATGGGTTAAGTAAGCTGCAGTATtcaagagggaggaaagaggttTCTGAGAGGAAACCGGAAATCTGAGAAGTGTTGCAGTAATCACTGCAAGCAAATAATGAGTGTGCTCGAGAGCATTACATCattcaggaagaagaaaaaggtgggctTTGTACATGTTACAGAGCTGAAAGCAACAAGGTTCCACAGCTATGACtgttgagagagagggagaaagaaagaaaaagagagagaataattaattaaagagaaatttttaaattaattaatttttaattaattttaattaattaaaagatcAGGATGCAGAGGCTTGAGGGCAGAGGAAACCATGGAAGTGTCTCTTAGAAGGTACTGTGTTTGAGAGGGAGTAGCTCTGTTTCAGTTATATACAGTAGCTCTCtttcaactcccagcatctccaggtagggttcggagagaccttggagagctgctgtcagtagctgcagacagtactgagctagatggacccatggtctgactctgtacaaggcagcctcctatgaaagggaaggggccatagctcagtgatagagcttctgctttgcatgcagaaggtcccatgttcaaccactggcatctacaggtagggctgggagaaaacctTGTCTAAAACCCACTGCTAATCCATGTTAGATGAACTAACTACTGAGTTAAATGAACCCCATGgtttgacctggtataaggcagctttgtgtaTTCTCAAACGAGGCCCAGGTTCAACCAGATCTGCACGTAATGGATAGTTGTGCCCATGCTTGCCTCAACAGGAGAGTGTACCTGTCTCCAAAAGGATCCAAAGTTTTTATCTTCTGAGTGACAAGAGCCAGATACAAGTGGGAAGATTGTGGATAAAACAGTTCAGAGGGAGGAAGCCTTGCTGAGTGTTCTTGGGAAGAAATGGCCACCTCCCTCTTCTTAGCAGTGTGTGACTGTCTTCTGTCTTTCCCTTAGTCCAGCTATCACTGTGAACCAGGGCGAGATGAGCAGCCCCCAGCGGGTCACCTCCAGCCAGCAACAGACTCGCATATCTGCCTCATCAGCCACAAGAGAACTGGATGAGCTGATGGCTTCACTTTCCGACTTCAAGGTACCCAGTCAATACCATTCTTTCCTTTCCCATTCACTTGTCAGTATGTCACCTCCACTTTTATTTTCCTGAGTCCCTCTCCTCACCCTGCTGCATAAAGCACCACCCCTCATTCCTCCTTTTGGTGTTTGTGTGTTAGAGCAAGCTCTACACTGGCTGCACATCTGTTAAGACCCTGGACATTTGGGTCTGTGATGCATGGATTCATTCTTGCCCTCATGTGGCATGCCTCACAAACTGTACATATTGGATTTTGAAACACAGCACATTCTTTTTCTTCTACTGATTTAAGAACTGAGCTGTCTCTTCAAGGAAGTACAGTTTCTTCAGTCACACATATTGCatactactgtatttttccttccataagacacacttttttcttcctaaaaagtaagaggaaatttctgtgtgtcttatggagcgaatgcgtggcccctggagccgaattgcccaggggctaaagacAGAttgtgctcttttttaaaaaaagaaagagctaaaggctaatgAGGGAATGAGAGCTTTGAAAGGaatccactcagcagctgattgcaagagatcggggagggagataagggagctagctcccttccgggCCCCtctggccccttgcctaggcctcaattggtgtctgcagagggagacatgtgattggctgattagattatctgtctggaaactgtagaaatagtccctttcctttccaagaagctgcagaactgtgagttgaaccccataaaaacaggatttttccctttgcaaggaaactcagcaactttgagctgatcctaaaaaatggagctttccccctttgcaaaaaaagatgcacaactctgagctgacccccccccaaaagaacggggcttttcccatttgcaaaaaaagctgcacaactttgagctgatcctaaaaaaaatggagctttccccctttgcaaaagaagcttcctcaaatatttaattggggggggggggcaaggcgcctaggcctctaggagttggctgctatgcctaggacaattcaagaaagcaaaatattttttcttgttttcctcctctaaaaactaggtgcgtccaaTGGTCAGTTGCATCCTATGGGGCGAAAAATGCGGTAGTTTGCACATCTCATGTATACCTTGCTAAATATGCAGGAATACTCagccccaaaaaaaccaaaagataGGATGGGAGAGGAGAAATTCTAAGCAAGTGGGCTAATGCAAAACCAGAATTGTGTGTGTAATTTATGCagtacttgattgtaaaaacaaacaaaccacctttcTTTAAGTcatttaaagaataataaaataattggtaaaaacagttaaaaacaagtatttaaaatattccaaaaaataaaatcaatgataAACTAAAAATAGACTAAAATATATGTTAAGAAGATACCACTAAGAAAGGTATTTTTAATCTCTCCTATTCACAAGGGTGAGGGAGTAGATTACAACCTTTCACATGCATGGTTAAGCACAAAACCATGATAATGCAGTTGTGGGAACATTCTGTTGAGTGTCCAAAAGAATCTGTTAAGAAAAGTCTGGGATAGAACTGTTTCGATATGTGCAGTTTTCACCTGTTTGTGATCTTTTCCGTGTGAACGTAGCAAAATGTAGCAGAACCTATCCAGTTCTTCCTTTTTTGCTGATTTAAATTCATTGTAAAATCCAAGGATGTCGTAGGAGCATTGTCCTTTTCTGTATTGTTGAGAAAAATCTTATTACAAGTAAAGTTATGAGGTGTTAAATTCACATTTTATCGAGCAAATGGAGGGCAAGAACTACAACACATGTCACATAGGAACATGCAGCTATTGGGGTGGAATGGCTCCTTATCAAGACCAACATAGAGGAGACAGCCTGAGAAGTAGCAGAAGAGAGAGACATGCCTGTTGGATAAGGAGTGggggagaagacacacacacacagagagagagagagagagagagagagagagagagagagagagagagagagagagagagagagagaagaagaagaagaagaagaagaagaagaagaagaagaagaagaagaagaagaagaagaagaccaccaTGAAAAGGACCCCTTCTTTGGTGAGAGTAGTGTGGGCTTCATTTGATGctgtaaaagaaaaagcaatagGCTAGGTTGGTTGAGGTGCAGAACATGAGGACAGAACATGGGCAAGGGATTGTGAAAGTGTGAATACAGAGGAGAGTGGTGAGGTTCGGGACCTGAGCACCTGCAGAGAAATCTCCAGATCCccagctttcttttttattatttaaaaaagagtaaGCTGCTATCATTTATGGAACCTGAGACATGAAGCAAAATATATAAGTAGTAGTATTTTTGCGAGAAACTCAACTGCTTCCCAGAGCcttagctaggtgatcttgcgcccctggaagaaccgtccagattgcaccccctagcctcagacaaattagctcttctttccgcctctcctccaaccctcaaccccacccattcaattcaccctctattaaaaaccttttcttatgaggcaataatcaatacttttatttttatatgtcagAACAGCTGGAGCAGCTTGgtgctttttgttgttcttgtttcttcttttttttcaaaaaaaagatatGCCCACTGTTGATAGATTAGTTTGGTTGCTGTTGTCCTCTGTGCCACTCCCTCTTCAGATTtagaaaagcaacagcaacactaacaataaaaacatatacttttaacttaaaagaataataattgtAGCCCACTTGATTTTCACAAGAAATTCAGCataactggcaaaattaactggtatctgatgaagtgtgcatgcacacgaaagctcataccaaaataaaaacttagttggtctttaaggtgctactgaaggaatttttttattttggcaaaaTTAAAATAAGATATAAAATAGTCCATAATTGCAAAAGAAGATACAAAATAATCCATAATTGCAAACCCAAAAGCTAAAAATAACTAtctctccctccatctctcaCTTTTCTCTGTGTGTAAGCAATTATTTTTGAGAAGCTGAACTGTACCTCTCCAGCCCTTTTTCTCTGTGCTTGTGGAGATGACAGCAAACATGCAGTACTAGTTAAAGAAATGGTTAAATTGCAGTCAATAAGTTTGTCAGATCTTCCCCTTCCTGAATGATGGGTATTCATTGTTCCCTTTAAAGTTGGTTGTGCATGTGAGACTGAACATGTAGATTCAGAACAGAGCATTATTGTTTGGTTTAAAGGGACACAGTCTCTGGTCTGTATCTCTTTTCCTGTGGATCCCGTTGCATGAGGATGAGCATGTCCCTCGAATCTTATGTTGCAGGTCCTCCAAGCCTTCACTTTCATTGCTACCAGAGCAAGCAGTGGTGTATCTGTGTGTGGTGGGGATGGTGGCTTCTTGAGCAAGCTTGCGGCTCGTGTGTCACAGTTATGTCAACTGATTGTTGGCTTCCGGGTTGGTTTCTGGTATAACCGATTTGGGTGACCTACCGGTAGTTCTGTGAAGAGGGGAGGAGATAGACAAAACAGTGCTTGCTGGCTGCCAATTGTAAGAAACCGCAGCACCATCTCCAGATTTCCATTCTGCCGCCTTGTTCCTTCTGGCTAGCCTTAGGTTAGtgccattttcctttcccccctcacttccctactccccctttccccttcttcctcttccttcaatTCTGTTTCCatccttttccccctcccacatttctttaTCTTTTCACAGACCTCGTCTACCATATCACTGATCTCTGAACCCTCCCTGGAGCTACTTCCTGGCCCAGTTGTCTCAGATGCAGCCCATGTGCTTCCTAGTATATCTTTCCTGACTACCTCAAAGCAGCAAGACATGGGCCACTCTGGGGGTGTTCTGCACCCTCTGGCACCTCTCCCATTGGAGGTGctccatattgaagaggaaaGCAACAGCCCAGTCACTAGTGTGATTCAAGAGCATTCTCTCATCACCCCTTCCAGACTCTGGACTGAGCCCCTGCACCCAGAGGCCTCTGCTACTCTCACAAGCTCAGACGGACCAAGCAGAGAGTCCACTTCCAATGTGAAACTTCTCTCATTTTCCAAGGTGGAGTCATTGCCTGTTCATTCTGATGTAGGAACCCTGAATCAGAGGTTTGCAGAGCAAAAAGGACCTTGGAGGAATGAGCAGAGAGATGGAACCCAGGCTGCAACAATGCTTGTTTCAAGCTCCTGCATAAGTGGCAAGGTGAAAGTGCCAGTGCCACAAGAGTTGGAACCTGTGTTTGATCCAACAGTTGATGCTCACAAAGGGATTGGCATCAACAAAGGAGCTTTGGATGATCTGAACAACTCTAAAGCATCTCACTTTGCACCAAGACTACAATCCGAGGGAGACTGCATCGTGCCAACAATGCACAGACCTGGTCCTTTGAGTGTTGATCAATGGGAGAACTGTCCAGGTACCAGAAGCCACTTGGGCCAGAACATACTGCATGGTACTGAAGTCCAAGATCCAGCCAGGGCAAGCAGCTGTCCTGATGTTGCCGAGAAGAGGCAAGGTCCAGAGAGGGCGCCTAGGAAAAGCAGCCTTCAGAATGCTCTGACGGGTGAATGGAAAGAAGCACTCTCCGGCGTAGCAGCTGCTCCAGGATCGACGGGAAATGCCTGGAAAGAGGAAATGGATCTGATTCCTTCTTGCAAGATTCCTGTGGAGAGGATTTCTACGTCAGGCCAGGCAGGCATCAAAGTGCATGTAGTGGCGAGTGAGCTAGTGTGGATTTCTTCTGCCAGTGCATCTCATTTGGCTGTGCATGGTGTGCTTTTGAGCCCTCTGAATTAAGCTGCTTTGCATGCTTCTCCGAAGTGAGACTTAGTAGCAGCTGTACGGGACTGTGAACTGGGAAAATGCTGCAGGAAAACAACTTTTGTGGCAACCCTTTGCACATTGGCCTCCAGACTCAGTTCCCATAGCATTGTGAAGACATACCAGCCACTTTTATCCTTCTTAGTAGTGGaaagtgtggcctggagagagagagagggccttGGAAGCTTATAACAATTTGGGCTCAATGGATCTCTTCCTAACAGCCACCCACTTGCTAGATTATTTGTTTTGCGCAACTGGTGTAGTGCAACATTTCCTATAAAAGGTCAAGCTACAAGAAAATCAAACCACCATAAACTAGACTGTTTTGATGCTGCATCTGTTCTCCTACCTATGGAATTAtcatgaatattattatttattaaatttgtatactgccctatacccgcaggtctcagggaggttctcACCTTGATGAATCTGTACACCTTGATGCTCTCATTGAGCTGGCAGGGCAGGATAGTCCAGCGCCTCCATGAATTTACAGTGCACTGTGCATGAAGATACTGCCATTGGTTGTGGTGTTTTAAAGCTGTTCCTAACACTGGATCTAGCACATTTGGCCTAGGAACATAGGACGCCACCttacacagagtcaggccattggtccagctagctcagtattgtctatgctgtctagcaagagcagctcttcagggtttcaggcttttccagccctacctggatatgctggggattgaaccagggacctttttgCATGCAGGGCATGTAAACTACTGAGCCATGGTCCTTCCCCTACTGCAACAAATTATTTGTTCTCCCTTATCAGTCCTGTTTGTTCAGCTGACCTGGCTGACCTTGGAAGACCTTTCTCAAGGTTGACTTGCTGCTTGGGGATGGGCCAaaaggatttgttgttgttgttttcatcccTCCCCTTGAAGAGGCAATGGCTGCTGTTTTTCCTGCTCCTGGTCACTAACCGTTCTTGAGCCTGAAGCGTGTGCATCCTGTGTTTTTGTTGCCACTGCAGCTCTTGTACTGAAACTGCCATTTCCCTCCTGTTAAGATAAAATCTGTAATCAAGCAGACAAAAGAGACTTCCCACGTGCACCCGATGTGCCGCGACCTCTCGCCACGGCGCAAGCTGGGCCCAGCCATATTTCACAAGACGGTCTCCCAAGACCGCTTGATTGAGGAACTGCAAGACAGGTTGGGCATCAGCAAACCTGAACAGGAGGAGTGCAGAAGTCCAGACAACTGGATGACCGAGGGAGTCATCATTATCTCCAGGCCACTGAAGAAAGAGCAAGAGGGTAGTCAGCAGGTAGAAAAGGTAGAGAATGAAATGCCTTGTGGGTTTTCTTGTCTCTCCTCCAGGAGTCTCCTAACTCTGATATATTGAAAATGGCTTAGGACACATCCGTACAGCACTTGTTAGCATTCAAAGTGTGGAGAGGTAATCCATATCACAGAGAAGCTCAGGAATTCCCTTTCATCCTCTTGGTCCAAGAGAAGAAGCCAGCTTACTGTGTGCATCAACCATGCTGGATGCTCAAGCTTCTGGAGTAGCAGATGAGCACATGTAATTCCTGAAATGAGAAAAGTAGAGATGTGCCATTAGAATGCTTATATGAGTAAGAATCCGCCCCTGACCACCAGTGTTTCATTGGACACCAGGAGAAAGCAAGGGGATTCAAGATGGGTTTGTTGGCCAGGTGATTAACAGCAAGGTCTTAGTGTTTCTTGAGTGTTAAACCTGCTGGAAACCTACTGGAGATTTACTTTTTGTCTAGATGACTCAGATCACCCTTACTGCGTTGGCTTGTGACCTAGATCCCTCTATTTAAATATGGGAACTTGCCCATTTTACATGAAGAGTGTCGGACCCtggatttattaatttttgttcCGTAGATATGGCACACTCAGAGGTAGAACAATATTCCATTTTTTACTAAATGAAACATGATTCCACTGCCACATAGGTTTCTGCAGATTGAAAGTCCATAAAGGCAGATTCTGGCTATTATTCCCCCTCATGTTTGATTATACTTGACTATTGCATTAGTTTTTATAATTTCTGCTTGTTTTGCGTCCAGACTAAGGCTCCACACTCAGGAGTGGGTCACTTCTTTCATTTCATGTTTTCTCCTCCTTTAGTCTATGCAATTCCTCTGGACTAAGTGCCTCTGGACTTGTTTATGttttcttcctgcttccttcctAGGTTATAATTCCTGCAGAGTCACCCCTCCCTCTAAGAAGGACGATTGCTGTTCCACCCTCTCCCCCACCACAGTTTCCTAAAGATGTTTCAAAGGCTGCCTCTGTCAAGGCtgccttctcttctcctctccctcatcctccgccaccaccacctcccttgCCACCACCACCATCGGTGCACGTCCCCCAGCTGCGCTATGTGCCACCAGCTCCACCTCCTCACCCTCTGCTCCAGTGGGAAATGCTTCTGGAGGAATGCCCCCCTTCCCAGGCACAGATCCCAGCAGAGCCAGTTGAAGTGGCCTCTCCTCCCAAGATGGTGGTGTCAGTTGGTTGCCAAACGGACGAGGATTCATTCTTCCCACCAGATCAGGCATGGTCTTCTTTCTTTGGGCTCCTGACTTACTAGAATAGTGCCAATGTGAGCCCAGTGGATACAAGGttcatttttgggggtgggtgggtcctcCTCTTAGACTGAATGTTTGGGCATCAGCTTATTCTGAGCTCACAGGGAAGAGCAACTATTTGGATGCTCAGGACAGAAAACACATTTTAGCTTTCATAGTGGTACTAAGTATGCATGAGTACACTCTGCCACATGTGCAGAGTTGGGAGTAGTGCCACAAAGGGAATAGTGTGTGGCCCACATTGCGGACGGCGGTTGGATgaagactgagctagatgcacaAAGCGGTCTGTGTAAGGCAGCCTACTATGTGTCCCTCTGTGACCCTTAGAAACTTTATTGCACAAGCAGTTTTCTTCTGCCTTCATGAACTGTTCAAGGGTTTCTGGGAGCACCTGAGCTTTTCTTACAAATCCTCATGCTCCATGGTTTTAGTATGGTTGCATAATTGCTCCAtgctggtgtttttatttttaaaagtgctgcAGACGCCGCCTGTATGCCACATAGCTGAGTGCTCGACTTTCTCCTTCAAGTGGCAATGATCCCAGGCAATGATCAGTTCCAGTTCACTGTAGTAAAAAGGCTGCACACAGGTTATGTGTGGTAAACCCATCTTATGTATAAGGTCAAGATAGACTTTCCTTATCTCGCACACCTTTGTAATACATTTAATGGACAgccattatttccattttacagatgtgAAGGTTTGGACTCTTAAGCCCTTCATGACTTAGCTAGGACTGGGGTGCAGGACTTTCCCTGAATCCACGTACAGTGGACTTTCTACTGGCTTTCTCACATCACTACAGCTTTCAACCTGCTAGCACTCACTGTGAATTATGCTTTTCAGGTCTCGTATGCTCCACCTCCGGACTGGGGCTCCCAAGTTCTTGCTGTTCGTCCTCCCACTCCTGAGAAGGCAGggcatcctctctctcttttttccctgtAGCATGGTGTGTGGGAAACACTTCTCTTGGCATAGATTTGATTCTTGCATTGGTAGAATTGCAAGTGTTCTGCAGAAATGCAGTTTTGTGCTTTTTCCCTAGGCTCAgcctgcttgcttgtttctaATTAGTATGGGGAAGCAACAGTAGGTCTCTTAAAACCAGCATGATTTTTGAGAGCTTGTGGCATGACCTTTTCAAGGACGCGAGTTTAGTGGCTAGAGAATGGGAGAAGCAGCAACAAACGCTCATGCAGTTTACCAAGTAAAAAGTATGAATGTCTTCCCAGCATGAATTGAGTGAGGCATTTTAAAACAAGGTATCAAATGCTCAAATATATTTAACAACCCCATGAAGAGAATATATGTTTGTTAGGACTTGTcctttattttttgttgtgttgCTTGAA encodes:
- the PXN gene encoding paxillin isoform X2, which gives rise to MDDLDALLADLESTTSHISKRPVFLSEETSYSYPTGNHTYQEITIPPPVPPPPSNEALNGTVSEPLDQWQLSIPRNIHQQPQSQSPVCSSSTSVSRECAISPSRVSEEEHVYSFPNKQKSAEPSPTLMSSSLGNNLSELDRLLLELNAVQHNPPSGYAPDEATRSPSLPGGTGSHYGVPENTTSLNTQSATPPKEKPKRNGGHGIEDVCPSVESLLDELESSVPSPVPAITVNQGEMSSPQRVTSSQQQTRISASSATRELDELMASLSDFKTSSTISLISEPSLELLPGPVVSDAAHVLPSISFLTTSKQQDMGHSGGVLHPLAPLPLEVLHIEEESNSPVTSVIQEHSLITPSRLWTEPLHPEASATLTSSDGPSRESTSNVKLLSFSKVESLPVHSDVGTLNQRFAEQKGPWRNEQRDGTQAATMLVSSSCISGKVKVPVPQELEPVFDPTVDAHKGIGINKGALDDLNNSKASHFAPRLQSEGDCIVPTMHRPGPLSVDQWENCPGTRSHLGQNILHGTEVQDPARASSCPDVAEKRQGPERAPRKSSLQNALTGEWKEALSGVAAAPGSTGNAWKEEMDLIPSCKIPVERISTSGQIKSVIKQTKETSHVHPMCRDLSPRRKLGPAIFHKTVSQDRLIEELQDRLGISKPEQEECRSPDNWMTEGVIIISRPLKKEQEGSQQVEKVIIPAESPLPLRRTIAVPPSPPPQFPKDVSKAASVKAAFSSPLPHPPPPPPPLPPPPSVHVPQLRYVPPAPPPHPLLQWEMLLEECPPSQAQIPAEPVEVASPPKMVVSVGCQTDEDSFFPPDQVSYAPPPDWGSQVLAVRPPTPEKFMSQGKGGNNYPSTTSPKPGSQLDSMLGSLQSDLHKLGVATVAKGVCGACKKPIAGQVVTAMGKTWHPEHFVCTHCQEEIGSRNFFERDGQPYCEKDYHNLFSPRCYYCNGPILDKVVTALDRTWHPEHFFCAQCGAFFGPEGFHEKDGKAYCRKDYFDMFAPKCGGCARAILENYISALNTLWHPECFVCRECFTPFINGSFFEHDGQPYCEVHYHERRGSLCSGCQKPITGRCITAMAKKFHPEHFVCAFCLKQLNKGTFKEQNDKPYCQNCFVKLFC